A stretch of the Flavobacterium aquiphilum genome encodes the following:
- a CDS encoding GxxExxY protein, protein MHDLYLKEEAYTIVGLCMEVHKILGKGHSEKVYGDALEYEFKKNNIPYSRESKFNIEYKEIILPTYYFADFVIFDEIILEIKAIQELSNSEIKQTLNYLAASQNRLGLLVNFGEDSLKYKRIIL, encoded by the coding sequence ATGCACGATTTATATTTAAAGGAAGAAGCTTATACAATTGTTGGTCTTTGTATGGAGGTTCATAAAATTCTTGGAAAAGGACATAGTGAAAAAGTTTATGGAGATGCTTTAGAATATGAGTTTAAGAAAAATAATATTCCTTATTCCAGAGAATCAAAATTCAACATCGAATATAAAGAGATTATTTTACCAACCTATTATTTTGCAGATTTTGTGATTTTTGATGAAATTATTTTAGAAATAAAAGCAATCCAAGAACTTTCAAACAGTGAAATAAAACAAACATTAAATTATCTTGCTGCATCACAAAACCGACTAGGATTACTAGTTAATTTTGGAGAGGACAGCCTAAAATACAAAAGAATAATTCTTTAA
- a CDS encoding class I SAM-dependent methyltransferase, which produces MKSAFKKILNIVPRPLLIRLSYVVRPFIAFSLKGDKYTDPIDGRSFKSFLPYGYETQRNNVLSPSTLSLERHRLLWLYLNEQTDFFQSELDSDSSITKTKQIKLRDAENSALKVLHFAPEQAFYKMFRKQKNLDYTTTDLFSPLADIKADICNLPFQDNQYDVILCNHVLEHIPDDTKAMQELYRVLKPGGMAILQIPQDLSRAITFADDTITDQKERAKIFGQYDHVRIYGRDYFDKLRSIGFTVVEEDYTNKIAPELVEKYCLAKGEIIPVCFK; this is translated from the coding sequence ATGAAATCTGCTTTTAAAAAAATTCTTAATATCGTTCCTCGTCCATTATTAATAAGACTGAGTTATGTTGTTCGTCCATTTATTGCTTTTTCATTAAAGGGAGACAAGTACACTGACCCAATCGACGGAAGAAGTTTCAAATCATTCCTGCCTTATGGATACGAAACACAGCGTAACAATGTGCTTTCACCCAGCACGCTTTCGTTAGAGAGACACCGTTTGCTTTGGTTATATCTAAACGAACAAACTGACTTTTTTCAATCTGAACTAGATTCAGATTCTTCTATCACTAAGACTAAACAAATTAAATTAAGAGATGCTGAAAATTCAGCATTAAAAGTATTACATTTTGCACCGGAACAGGCTTTTTATAAAATGTTTCGCAAACAAAAAAACCTTGATTACACCACAACCGATTTATTTTCACCTTTGGCGGATATAAAAGCTGACATCTGTAATTTGCCTTTTCAGGACAACCAATATGACGTAATCCTTTGCAACCACGTATTGGAACACATTCCTGATGATACCAAAGCCATGCAGGAATTGTACCGCGTTTTGAAACCGGGCGGAATGGCAATTTTACAAATTCCACAAGATTTATCAAGAGCCATAACCTTTGCCGATGATACCATTACCGACCAAAAAGAGCGCGCCAAAATATTTGGGCAGTACGACCACGTACGCATTTATGGCCGCGATTATTTTGACAAATTAAGAAGCATAGGTTTTACCGTTGTCGAAGAAGATTACACCAACAAAATTGCTCCCGAATTGGTGGAAAAATATTGTTTGGCAAAAGGCGAAATTATTCCCGTTTGCTTCAAGTAA
- a CDS encoding DEAD/DEAH box helicase, whose protein sequence is MKTEASFLFCFDVSFEKKLNSPIPTAYIIEQTNEINYLDKKASPEVLESFGVIFDNLDNNTKKSLTICEDLKPEKVFKKFSKNSKSAKTIDDLLKDSKLAFGISQFIKTNLGQFYTLVKQENYPLSLNLNPEKDFRKSRITIDHSALETQLHFDKHENGITYTLALKENETAFYPSDVAIEILLDEPSWIVLNKKLFHLQHINSKKITPFLTKKSIEIPSKLVPDYFEKFIKDIAKKANITGTGFEIETRNEIISCAIHPVLDFFKNSYFLNLVFDYNEYSFELNSNKKTNSSIDLSDLDNIKLIQFKRSETESSFADKLIELGLSKTENGFFGLSPKTEKQDPYASIQWAIENQETLETNGFSIKDLKIDSKKIDTHKVSIQFSNEIKSDWFDIKMKVVCEVFEFNFSEIVPNIKNRNRLFLLPNGNYFLIPLEWMTLYGPMVKFAKIQNGNLSLPKSNFAVLENIPELKDSAGLQSDIEYQASPLVKATLRPYQIDGVKWLLEHYNNGLGACLADDMGLGKTLQTLTTLVAVQEQLDFERAENIQLDLFGNEIPMAKEYLKALIVLPSSLVFNWYTEARKFTPHFRRVQYIGNDRKILSKKLEKYDLIFTSYAIVSRDISILEKYNFRYLILDESQYIKNKNSKIFKAINQIKASSKISLSGTPIENSLDDLWSQMQFINPNILGSYSFFAENYKLPIEKKQDENSLQELKNLIAPFILRRTKEQVLKDLPELSEQIFYCEMEQEQEKLYEEEKSKARNSLLKTDGDKADKISIINTLMRLRQLSNHPKMIDSKSEIDSGKYIAVTQYLETLVQSNQKTIVFSSFVSNLDFYKTWCKENKIDFCELTGETPLKEREYQVNRFQQQEKPLLFFISLKAGGVGLNITKASYVVFLDPWWNPFSEKQGIGRAHRIGQMNKVNVVRFISKNTVEEKIIRLQESKKLLSDSLLDENFINTEIEENLDFILE, encoded by the coding sequence TTGAAAACCGAAGCCTCATTTCTGTTTTGTTTTGATGTTAGTTTTGAAAAAAAACTGAACAGCCCTATTCCAACGGCATATATCATTGAACAAACCAACGAGATAAATTATTTAGATAAAAAAGCAAGCCCCGAAGTCTTAGAAAGTTTCGGAGTTATTTTTGACAATTTAGACAACAACACCAAAAAATCGCTGACTATTTGCGAAGATTTAAAACCCGAAAAGGTCTTTAAAAAATTCAGCAAAAACAGTAAATCAGCCAAGACCATTGATGATTTGCTCAAAGATTCCAAATTGGCTTTTGGCATTAGCCAATTCATCAAAACCAACTTGGGTCAATTCTACACTTTGGTAAAACAAGAAAATTATCCGCTGTCACTGAATCTAAATCCTGAAAAAGATTTCAGAAAAAGCAGGATTACAATCGATCATTCGGCATTGGAAACCCAACTCCATTTTGACAAACACGAAAATGGAATCACCTATACATTGGCACTAAAAGAAAACGAAACTGCTTTTTATCCATCAGATGTTGCTATCGAAATACTTTTGGACGAGCCCAGTTGGATTGTTTTAAACAAAAAGCTTTTTCATTTGCAACATATAAATTCCAAAAAAATCACTCCTTTTTTGACGAAAAAATCAATTGAGATTCCTTCAAAATTGGTTCCTGACTATTTTGAAAAATTCATCAAAGACATTGCAAAAAAAGCAAATATTACCGGAACGGGATTTGAAATTGAAACCCGAAACGAAATAATTTCCTGTGCGATTCATCCGGTTTTGGATTTTTTCAAAAACAGCTATTTTCTCAATTTAGTTTTTGATTATAATGAATATTCATTTGAACTAAATTCAAACAAAAAAACCAATTCTTCGATTGATTTAAGTGATTTGGACAACATCAAACTTATTCAATTCAAAAGATCTGAAACAGAATCTTCATTTGCAGATAAATTAATAGAATTGGGTTTGTCCAAAACCGAAAATGGCTTTTTTGGGCTTTCACCAAAAACTGAAAAACAAGATCCCTACGCAAGCATACAATGGGCAATAGAAAACCAGGAAACACTTGAAACCAATGGTTTTTCGATTAAAGATTTAAAAATCGACAGTAAGAAAATTGATACCCACAAAGTAAGCATTCAATTTTCGAACGAAATCAAAAGCGATTGGTTTGACATCAAAATGAAGGTTGTTTGCGAAGTATTCGAATTCAATTTCTCAGAAATAGTTCCAAACATAAAAAACCGAAACCGCCTTTTTCTTCTACCAAACGGCAATTATTTCCTGATTCCACTAGAATGGATGACGCTTTACGGCCCGATGGTAAAATTCGCAAAAATCCAAAACGGAAACCTTAGTTTACCCAAAAGCAATTTCGCGGTTTTGGAAAACATTCCCGAACTGAAAGATTCTGCAGGTTTACAGAGTGACATTGAATACCAAGCTTCGCCTTTGGTAAAAGCAACATTACGACCGTATCAAATCGACGGAGTCAAATGGCTTTTGGAACATTACAATAACGGCCTTGGTGCTTGCCTTGCCGACGATATGGGATTAGGTAAAACATTACAGACCCTAACCACACTAGTCGCCGTACAGGAACAATTGGATTTTGAAAGAGCCGAAAATATTCAGCTAGATTTATTTGGAAACGAAATTCCAATGGCAAAGGAATACCTAAAAGCATTGATTGTTTTACCATCTTCCTTAGTTTTTAATTGGTACACCGAAGCCCGAAAATTCACTCCGCATTTCCGCAGGGTGCAATACATTGGCAACGACCGAAAAATACTTTCGAAAAAACTCGAAAAATATGACTTGATTTTCACGAGTTACGCTATCGTTTCCAGAGACATTTCGATTTTAGAAAAATACAATTTCAGATATTTGATTTTGGACGAAAGCCAATACATCAAAAACAAAAACTCCAAAATTTTCAAGGCGATTAATCAGATAAAAGCGAGTTCCAAAATTTCGCTGAGCGGAACACCGATAGAGAATTCGCTCGATGATTTATGGTCGCAAATGCAGTTTATCAATCCGAATATATTGGGAAGTTATTCTTTCTTTGCCGAAAATTACAAACTTCCAATCGAGAAAAAACAGGACGAAAACAGCCTTCAGGAACTGAAAAACCTCATCGCCCCTTTTATTTTGCGACGCACCAAAGAACAGGTTTTAAAAGACTTACCGGAACTGTCCGAACAGATTTTTTATTGTGAAATGGAACAGGAACAGGAAAAACTGTACGAAGAGGAAAAATCGAAAGCACGCAATTCGCTTTTGAAAACCGATGGAGATAAAGCTGACAAAATCAGTATCATCAACACCTTGATGCGCTTGAGACAATTGAGCAATCACCCGAAAATGATCGATTCCAAATCCGAAATAGATTCGGGAAAATACATTGCTGTGACCCAATATTTAGAAACCTTGGTACAGTCTAACCAAAAAACGATTGTTTTCAGTTCGTTTGTGTCCAACTTGGATTTCTACAAAACGTGGTGCAAAGAAAACAAGATCGATTTTTGCGAACTCACCGGCGAAACCCCTTTGAAGGAACGGGAATATCAAGTCAACCGTTTTCAGCAACAGGAAAAACCGTTATTGTTTTTCATCTCCCTGAAAGCCGGTGGCGTAGGTCTCAACATCACCAAGGCTTCCTACGTGGTTTTTCTCGATCCGTGGTGGAATCCCTTTTCGGAAAAACAGGGAATCGGCCGAGCTCACCGCATTGGACAAATGAATAAGGTAAATGTCGTTCGGTTTATCTCCAAAAACACTGTCGAAGAAAAAATCATCCGCCTGCAGGAAAGCAAAAAGCTTTTATCCGATTCGCTTTTGGACGAAAATTTCATCAACACCGAAATTGAGGAGAATCTAGATTTTATATTGGAATAA
- a CDS encoding DUF5103 domain-containing protein — protein MKTIAVLLLSFFCLSLTAQVQTEIAPPYNIKTASFVQNNLNVVPIFKLGDEFSFEFDDLFGNEADYYYEITHCDYNWIPTDIPKSEYLSGFDNQKIQETVNSFNTLQIFTHYKLSLPNNYSRILLSGNYVLTILNSDKEVVMKRYFVLYEEIVSVSLKIKRARTVKDIYTKHDLEFEVKADDQILFQNPMQNLKVLLLQNGKFCTAIKNVPPQYTVANSFVYKYDQETQFWAGNEFLNFDSKDIKNANNYISFVNSDNGIYNTHLYTNDDKANFPYTNYSDVNGNFTIRKFDAENNTIESDYSWVYFTLSSPLANPSSSIYVVGMFNNYSNTPEFKMDFNTKTGYYEKAILIKQGFTNYQYLTVNAKGIIDQEHAVNGNFYQTENEYTVLVYYKGSADRYQKVIGRGTANSLNVTN, from the coding sequence ATGAAAACAATAGCCGTTTTACTACTTTCTTTCTTTTGTCTAAGTCTAACTGCCCAAGTACAAACTGAAATAGCACCTCCTTACAACATCAAAACGGCTTCTTTTGTTCAAAACAATCTAAACGTAGTTCCCATATTCAAATTGGGAGATGAATTTAGTTTTGAATTTGATGATCTGTTTGGCAATGAAGCCGACTATTATTACGAAATAACTCATTGTGATTACAACTGGATTCCAACGGACATCCCAAAAAGCGAATATCTGTCTGGTTTTGACAATCAAAAAATTCAGGAGACTGTCAATTCTTTCAACACATTACAGATTTTTACCCATTATAAATTATCACTACCAAACAATTACTCCAGAATACTCTTAAGTGGTAATTATGTACTCACTATTTTAAACTCTGACAAAGAAGTGGTGATGAAACGATATTTTGTTTTATATGAAGAGATTGTTTCTGTCTCATTAAAAATCAAAAGAGCACGAACCGTCAAAGACATTTACACTAAGCACGATCTAGAATTTGAAGTCAAAGCCGATGATCAAATACTTTTTCAAAACCCGATGCAAAACCTAAAAGTACTTTTGCTTCAAAACGGAAAATTCTGTACAGCCATAAAAAATGTTCCTCCGCAATATACAGTCGCAAACAGTTTTGTTTACAAATACGATCAGGAAACCCAATTTTGGGCGGGTAACGAATTTTTGAACTTCGATTCCAAAGACATCAAAAATGCTAACAACTATATAAGTTTTGTGAACTCGGACAATGGTATTTACAACACCCATTTGTACACCAACGATGATAAAGCCAATTTTCCGTACACTAACTACTCGGACGTCAATGGTAATTTTACAATCCGAAAATTTGATGCCGAGAACAACACTATCGAATCGGACTATTCCTGGGTATATTTCACGCTTTCATCTCCTCTGGCCAACCCAAGCTCCTCTATTTATGTAGTTGGAATGTTCAATAATTACAGCAATACTCCAGAATTTAAAATGGATTTCAACACCAAAACAGGTTATTATGAAAAAGCTATTTTAATCAAACAAGGATTTACAAACTACCAATATCTAACAGTTAACGCGAAAGGAATTATCGATCAGGAACATGCTGTAAACGGAAATTTTTACCAAACTGAAAATGAGTATACCGTTTTAGTTTACTATAAAGGAAGTGCCGATCGATACCAAAAAGTTATTGGAAGAGGAACAGCTAATTCATTAAATGTAACGAATTAG
- the apaG gene encoding Co2+/Mg2+ efflux protein ApaG — MVSQITRGIKISVLTSFEGTYFKNYKIHFAFSYEITIENHSKDSVQLTSRHWEIHDSLNDIEFVDGEGVIGKKPVLKPGEQHTYSSGCLLSSPYGAMKGYFNMINFTSTKSFRVIVPTFRLCAPFALN, encoded by the coding sequence ATGGTTTCGCAAATAACAAGAGGCATTAAAATTTCGGTATTGACTAGTTTTGAGGGAACGTACTTCAAAAACTACAAGATTCATTTTGCCTTTAGTTATGAAATTACAATTGAAAACCATAGTAAAGATTCTGTTCAGCTAACTTCACGCCATTGGGAAATCCACGATTCCTTAAATGATATAGAATTTGTGGACGGAGAAGGCGTTATTGGCAAAAAACCAGTTTTGAAACCAGGTGAACAACACACTTACAGCTCAGGGTGTCTGTTATCTTCTCCTTATGGAGCTATGAAAGGTTATTTCAATATGATTAACTTTACTTCGACCAAATCTTTCAGGGTTATTGTTCCAACTTTTAGACTGTGTGCTCCCTTTGCATTGAATTAA
- the pruA gene encoding L-glutamate gamma-semialdehyde dehydrogenase, which produces MLKGFFNVPKAVNEPVKSYAPNSPEKANILSAYKEMWNSKVDVPLYIGSEEIKTGNTKNITAPHDHQHVVGTYHLAEKSHVEKAIANALESRTAWANMAWEQRAAIFLKAAELIAGPYRAKINAATMIGQSKNIHQAEIDSACELIDFLRFNVEFMTQIYADQPKSASDMWNRLEYRPLEGFVYAITPFNFTAIAGNLPASAAMMGNVVVWKPSDSQVFSAKVIIDVFKEAGVPDGVINVVFGDALMITDTILASRDFAGIHFTGSTHVFKDIWAKIGTNISHYKTYPRIVGETGGKDFIIAHPSANVKQVATGIVRGAFEFQGQKCSAASRAYIPQSIWPAVKEQLIFDTKSMKMGSPEDFSNFITAVIHEGSFDKLAKYIDQAKNDADAEIIVGGNYDKSVGYFVEPTIIVTTNPHYTTMETELFGPVITIYVYEDAKWAETLKLVDTTSEYALTGAVFSQDRYAIEEATTALQNAAGNFYINDKPTGAIVGMQPFGGARASGTNDKAGSALNLFRWISPRTIKETFVTPTDYRYPFLGE; this is translated from the coding sequence ATGCTAAAAGGATTTTTCAATGTACCCAAAGCGGTAAACGAGCCTGTAAAAAGTTACGCTCCTAATTCCCCTGAAAAGGCAAATATTTTATCTGCCTATAAAGAAATGTGGAATTCTAAAGTCGATGTTCCTCTTTATATTGGAAGCGAAGAAATCAAAACCGGAAACACCAAAAACATTACAGCTCCTCACGATCACCAACATGTTGTTGGAACCTATCATTTAGCTGAAAAATCACATGTAGAAAAAGCTATTGCAAACGCATTAGAATCCAGAACTGCATGGGCAAATATGGCTTGGGAACAAAGAGCAGCTATCTTTTTAAAAGCAGCCGAATTAATTGCAGGCCCTTACAGAGCAAAAATCAATGCCGCAACAATGATTGGGCAATCCAAAAATATTCATCAAGCCGAAATTGACTCAGCATGTGAATTGATCGATTTTTTACGTTTCAACGTTGAATTCATGACACAAATCTATGCGGACCAACCAAAATCGGCCTCCGATATGTGGAACCGTTTAGAGTACAGACCACTAGAAGGTTTCGTTTATGCAATCACTCCTTTCAACTTTACAGCTATAGCAGGAAACCTACCTGCAAGTGCCGCTATGATGGGTAATGTTGTCGTATGGAAACCAAGTGACAGCCAAGTATTCTCTGCCAAAGTTATCATCGATGTGTTCAAAGAAGCAGGAGTTCCCGATGGTGTAATCAACGTAGTTTTTGGAGATGCATTGATGATTACCGATACTATTTTGGCAAGTCGTGATTTTGCCGGAATCCACTTTACAGGTTCTACTCATGTATTCAAAGATATTTGGGCAAAAATTGGAACAAACATTAGTCATTACAAAACATACCCAAGAATCGTTGGAGAAACGGGTGGTAAAGATTTCATCATCGCACATCCAAGTGCAAATGTTAAACAAGTAGCTACAGGAATTGTTCGTGGTGCATTCGAATTTCAGGGACAAAAATGTTCTGCTGCTTCGAGAGCTTATATTCCACAAAGTATATGGCCTGCCGTTAAAGAACAATTAATTTTCGACACCAAATCAATGAAAATGGGTTCTCCCGAAGATTTTAGCAACTTTATCACTGCTGTAATTCACGAAGGATCTTTTGATAAATTGGCAAAATATATCGATCAAGCCAAAAATGATGCCGATGCTGAAATTATTGTTGGTGGAAATTACGATAAATCTGTTGGCTACTTTGTAGAACCAACTATCATCGTAACAACAAACCCACATTACACAACAATGGAAACCGAATTATTCGGACCTGTGATCACTATTTATGTTTATGAAGATGCTAAATGGGCTGAAACATTGAAATTGGTTGACACTACATCTGAATACGCTTTAACCGGTGCTGTTTTCAGTCAAGACCGTTACGCTATCGAAGAAGCTACAACTGCTTTGCAAAATGCAGCCGGAAACTTCTACATCAATGACAAACCAACAGGAGCAATTGTTGGAATGCAACCATTTGGAGGAGCAAGAGCTTCAGGAACTAATGACAAAGCAGGTTCTGCATTGAACTTATTCCGTTGGATTTCTCCAAGAACTATCAAAGAAACATTTGTAACTCCAACAGATTACAGATATCCGTTTTTGGGAGAATAA
- the rsmG gene encoding 16S rRNA (guanine(527)-N(7))-methyltransferase RsmG has translation MDEILKYFPNLSDNQIEQFKKLDFLYHDWNEKINVISRKDIESLYTKHVLHSLAIAKVNKFEPGTYVLDVGTGGGFPGIPLAILFPETRFYLIDVIAKKIKVVKAVAEALELKNVKAEQIRAENVKGDFDFIVSRAVTNMPDFVSWVKTKIKKQHKHELKNGILYLKGGDLTEELKDFPKATEYNISDFFEDEFFETKKVVHLPLKFVV, from the coding sequence ATGGATGAGATTCTAAAGTATTTTCCTAACCTGTCTGATAATCAGATAGAACAGTTTAAAAAGTTGGATTTTTTATACCACGATTGGAATGAAAAAATCAACGTTATTTCCCGTAAAGATATTGAGTCGTTATATACCAAACATGTATTGCATTCATTGGCTATTGCCAAAGTAAATAAGTTTGAGCCCGGAACTTATGTTTTGGATGTTGGTACAGGCGGAGGATTTCCGGGAATTCCGTTGGCGATTCTTTTTCCCGAAACCCGTTTTTATCTTATTGATGTTATTGCGAAGAAAATCAAGGTGGTAAAAGCCGTAGCCGAAGCTTTGGAATTAAAAAATGTAAAAGCCGAGCAAATCCGTGCCGAAAATGTGAAAGGAGATTTTGATTTTATAGTGAGCCGTGCAGTGACCAATATGCCCGATTTTGTTTCTTGGGTTAAAACCAAAATCAAGAAGCAGCATAAACACGAATTGAAAAATGGTATTCTTTATTTGAAAGGCGGTGATTTAACGGAAGAATTAAAAGATTTTCCGAAAGCAACTGAATATAATATTTCGGACTTCTTTGAAGATGAATTTTTTGAGACTAAAAAAGTGGTACACCTTCCGTTGAAGTTTGTGGTGTAG
- a CDS encoding fatty acid desaturase family protein yields MNNNAPIFAKQDNLKFFRTLNSRVNSYFKENNIEKTGNWKIHLKTVILFTVFLVPYFLILTLDMPFWAHLLLTIVMGIGMAGIGMNVMHDANHGSYSNKSWVNKFMGGTIYVLAGNVHNWQVQHNVLHHTYTNIIGHDEDLEAGRIMRFSKDAKWHKFHKFQQYYAVFLYGLLTFNWAITTDFKQMRSYLKRKLSYGEPKNPKILWTTLIITKLIYIAIWIVLPMIIGITWWKVLVGFFVMHYTAGLILSIVFQLAHVVDEAANPQPNEVGEMENTWAIHQLFTTVNFAPKNKIVNWYTGGLNHQIEHHIFPHISHVHYSKIAKIVKETAKECQLPYYEYKTMTAAVVAHFKHLKTLGLEPAL; encoded by the coding sequence ATGAACAACAACGCACCTATATTTGCTAAACAAGATAATTTAAAGTTTTTCAGGACTCTAAATTCTCGAGTTAACAGTTATTTCAAAGAAAATAACATTGAAAAAACTGGAAACTGGAAAATTCATTTAAAGACTGTAATACTTTTTACTGTTTTCCTTGTACCTTATTTTTTGATACTCACTTTAGATATGCCTTTTTGGGCACATCTACTCTTGACCATCGTTATGGGAATTGGAATGGCGGGAATTGGAATGAACGTCATGCACGATGCGAATCACGGATCCTATTCCAACAAAAGCTGGGTTAATAAATTTATGGGAGGAACCATCTATGTATTGGCCGGAAACGTACACAACTGGCAAGTACAGCACAATGTTTTACATCACACTTACACCAATATCATAGGCCATGACGAGGACTTGGAGGCAGGAAGAATCATGCGTTTCTCCAAAGATGCCAAATGGCATAAATTCCACAAATTCCAACAATATTATGCCGTATTTCTATATGGTTTATTGACTTTCAATTGGGCCATCACCACCGATTTCAAGCAAATGCGCAGTTATCTAAAAAGAAAACTGTCCTACGGTGAACCCAAAAACCCAAAAATCCTTTGGACAACATTAATCATCACAAAATTAATTTACATTGCTATCTGGATTGTTTTACCAATGATAATTGGAATCACTTGGTGGAAAGTTTTGGTTGGATTTTTTGTAATGCACTACACCGCCGGATTAATCCTTAGCATTGTTTTCCAATTGGCACACGTAGTTGACGAAGCAGCCAATCCACAACCAAACGAGGTGGGAGAAATGGAAAATACCTGGGCCATTCACCAATTGTTTACCACAGTTAATTTTGCTCCAAAAAACAAGATTGTGAACTGGTACACAGGAGGATTAAACCACCAAATCGAACATCACATTTTTCCTCATATTAGTCATGTTCATTATAGCAAAATTGCAAAAATTGTAAAAGAAACGGCAAAAGAATGTCAATTACCTTATTACGAATACAAAACAATGACAGCAGCTGTTGTTGCCCATTTTAAACATTTAAAAACATTGGGGTTAGAACCCGCATTATAA
- a CDS encoding pyridoxal phosphate-dependent aminotransferase — MSNPLSDRINNLATSQTLAMAALARELKAQGKDIISLSLGEPDFNTPDFIKEAAKKAIDENYSTYSPVDGYGDLKDAICRKFKRDNGLDYKPSQIVVSTGAKQSLYNIAQVMLNDGDEVILPAPYWVSYFEIVKLSGGVPVEVPTSVDTDFKITPEQLEAAITPKTKMMWFSSPCNPSGSVYNREELTALAKVLEKYPNIYVVADEIYEHINFSGTFCSIGSIPGMLEKTITVNGVAKAFAMTGYRIGYIGAPEFIAKACTKIQGQVTSGANSVAQRATITAVDADPSVLNHMVQAFHSRRDLVVGLLKEIPGIKINVPEGAFYVFPDVSSFFGKTLKGNLIKDANDVSMYLLAEACVATVTGDAFGNPNCIRFSYATSDDLLKEALRRIKEALSFSEVTA; from the coding sequence ATGAGTAATCCACTTTCAGACAGAATTAACAATTTGGCCACATCACAAACATTGGCGATGGCGGCATTGGCGAGAGAATTAAAAGCGCAAGGAAAAGACATCATCAGTTTAAGTTTAGGTGAGCCTGACTTCAACACGCCTGATTTCATCAAAGAAGCTGCTAAAAAAGCTATCGATGAAAATTACAGCACTTACTCTCCAGTTGATGGTTATGGCGACTTAAAAGATGCCATCTGCAGAAAATTCAAAAGAGACAACGGATTGGATTATAAACCATCTCAAATTGTGGTTTCAACAGGAGCCAAACAATCTTTATACAACATTGCACAAGTAATGCTTAATGACGGTGATGAGGTAATCTTGCCTGCTCCGTATTGGGTATCTTATTTCGAAATCGTAAAATTATCAGGCGGAGTTCCTGTAGAAGTTCCAACTTCTGTAGATACTGATTTTAAAATCACTCCAGAGCAATTGGAAGCAGCTATCACACCAAAAACAAAAATGATGTGGTTCTCTTCTCCTTGTAACCCTTCTGGGTCTGTTTACAACAGAGAAGAATTAACAGCTTTGGCTAAAGTTTTGGAGAAATATCCAAACATTTATGTAGTTGCCGACGAAATCTACGAACACATCAATTTCTCAGGTACTTTCTGCAGTATCGGATCTATTCCTGGAATGTTGGAAAAAACAATCACTGTAAATGGAGTTGCAAAAGCATTCGCAATGACAGGATACAGAATCGGTTATATCGGAGCACCGGAATTCATCGCAAAAGCGTGTACAAAAATCCAAGGTCAAGTAACTTCAGGAGCAAATTCAGTAGCACAACGCGCTACAATTACTGCTGTAGATGCTGATCCAAGCGTGTTGAACCACATGGTTCAGGCATTCCACAGTCGTAGAGATTTAGTTGTTGGATTGTTGAAAGAAATCCCAGGAATTAAAATCAACGTTCCAGAAGGAGCTTTCTATGTATTCCCAGACGTTTCTTCTTTCTTCGGAAAAACATTAAAAGGAAACTTAATCAAAGATGCAAACGACGTTTCTATGTACCTTTTGGCAGAAGCTTGTGTTGCAACTGTAACAGGAGACGCTTTTGGAAATCCAAACTGTATCCGTTTCTCTTACGCAACCAGCGACGACTTGTTGAAAGAAGCATTAAGAAGAATCAAAGAAGCTTTATCTTTTTCTGAAGTAACAGCTTAA